Part of the Arachis hypogaea cultivar Tifrunner chromosome 6, arahy.Tifrunner.gnm2.J5K5, whole genome shotgun sequence genome, GATATCAAGCAAGAGTAAGTATGGAAAAAAATGGTTACTTTTAGGAATTGGATATATTTGGGATTGATGGTGGTGATTATGCAAAAGAAGCATAACAAGTAAAGGCACTCTTTTGTCAATGATGTTGATAGGGGAAGTATGGTAGACTTTCATGTTAGGTGGTTTGGGTATGTGTGGAGAACCTTTGGTAACCCACAATAAGGATGGTAAGAGTAGAGAGGGGCTCGAAAAATCATGGGTGAAACTATTAGAAAGATTTAATTTGTAATGTGTAAATGTGAATGTTATTTATGATTTGGCATTATGGCCTCATCAAATGTAGTTGGGCTTTATTTAGTGTGATAGGGCTCAGGTGTTGTTATTGCTGTACTAGTTGTTTATGTCCCCTGCTTTGAGCTAATATTCTCGACTTGTTTAACTCTAGGGCTGTAGCTGAATTTTTCAAAAGTCGAATTGCCCCAATTTTGGAGGACCCTGCTGAAGATCTCAGCTTGAATAAGATCTTGGAAGGGAAAACTAGAAGGATCTCTGCTTGCATGTTCTATAGCATATTGGTGAGTTTTCAGAAACATTTCCAAATTTTACATAATAACCATAGTCATGCAACATGAATATGCAAGAGGATACTGATCATACAATTATTACTTGACATTTAGATAGCAGAGACTAGagtatttttctaattttctctttgtttcttcCAATTAGATATGACTTGCTGTGGGTTTTCTTAAGACTTAAGACTAGTTGCTTATGATTGTGTGTATGTTAATTGGACCAGTAGTAGATTGTGAATAGAGATATAGCATTTTAGTGTTTTGTTGACCGGTAGTAACAAGGGAAATTTCTTTGGTGAAGAATGAAGATTCACACTAAATTTATAGAGAAGATGATTTTTTTTGGGTGaccttttctcttaaaaaaaaactCCATTGAAAAGCATTCTTCACCATAGCATAATCCTCACAAAAGTCCTACAAATTGAACTTATTTATTCTTGTGAACAATGGAATGTCCCCCCCTCTTAACCCTCTCAGAATTTAGTCTTTTCTTGGTGATGCCAATTTGAATGTTGCATTATAGGTTTTGAAGAGTTATGGACATATTGACGTACATCAAGAACAGCCTTATGGTGATATCAGCTTGAATTTGACCCCTTCCTTGAATCGTCAATTTTGATAGTTTTGTTAAGTTGCTTGCAATACTTCAGGGCACTGATGTAAATAGGTAACAGTTCTAGCCTCTTTTTGAGACTTTCATGACTTTATTCAAGCTTATAGTAGAAACTAGTTGTACTTCTGGTTTAactcattttatatttttacggTCATCATCTGCCATATGTGCTGATGCATTTGCTTTCAATTGTAATACTGCATTGTCTTGTTTGTTATTTTGGTAAAACCTGGGGAAGagggtaaaaagaaaaatatgaagcAAATTTCACTGTGGAGAATTCTTTTGACCTTGAAAATGTATTGGATCTAATTTATACGTAGGGTTTGAGCAAACAAATTGTAGTTAATGTTAatcatttattttcttaaaagTCTCAAAACACAGACATTTGATTAGATAAATTGAGAATTCCCATGCTGTTATTGCGCGAtaatgattatttatttatttatttttattgatgtcaatatataataattaagttCTTGTTTATTTACACATCCCAAAAAAGAAGTCTCTTTCCTTTTTTACCCAATCCATACATAATACACTGTTGATGAAGCTAGAAATTCGTATTATCTCTTGTTTAAACTTTTATCTTTATTGGATTGCAGATGGGTCTCGTGACAAGAAAAGAAGTGTGTTGGATTCTGGTAAACATGGACACACACTAACAAGCACATAGAGAAATGGTTTTGTCACTTAGTTTTGTATGTAGAGTACTTGCGTACTCTAATCAagctataattaaatattattattattattattattattattattattattgtttctttTAAGTTATTGTAAAAAAATAGGATGAAATTTGGCCTTTAACAGTTTAATTTGGTCTTAATTTATTGTCTGCCATTTAGCAAGTATATGGCATTGTTTCTATGTGTTTATTGGATAGtagaaactcaggtgaagtcgactttatTGGAAGTTAAtacttgagagtcgttagataatttaacttatttgactaaattttcatccaacGGTTCTTAGGTATCAACTTCACTTGAATTTTTACCTTACTAGATAGTTTGTGTTATTTATGGATGGAAATGATAATTTGTATTTGCTGAATGCTCGGATAAAGGTGTCAATGTTACAGTTTTTACAGTTGTGTGCAGTTGGCATCCTGTCTTATCTACTGGATTAGAgcaggttttttttttaactcgATGGTTATTTTTGTGGTCGAAGTggcttaattatatggtttacTTTAATATGACTATAACGGTGCGTTCAGGTGCGAAGAATCCAAACAAGATCCTCTCGTGTACGAAGAAGTTTGATAAGAAAGACTATAAAATTTGAAAGGAAAAAATAGGTCCGTTCAGTTTGACATGAgactaaaatttgaatataaAGAGTTAAAGACCATGAAGTCAAACTAAGAATACAGACATCGACAAAAAAAGACGAGAAAAAAAATGGCATATCATTATACATAATTGAACATGGTACactcctcttttccttttattcAACAAACCTATTTACAGATGAACAAGGAAGATCACTtccgtaaaaaaaaaacaggctATTACAGTAGATTGAGAGTTGAAAGTGAACTTCCCCTAAGGAGTTTTATGGAGGTTCGGTCTTATTCAGCCATCTATATCTGTTCAAGTTAATAATACAAACTCCACTAAGTCTACCATTATACGCACATATTGTATTAATAAGCTCTTCTCTTCTTGATCCGATATAGATGCTTGGTTGATGATTTTCCTAATTGCTTCCATCAAAATCAGGGTTAAGATTCATTGCCTCTTTATGTCAGATTCTTCCGTCTTTGCAAACCTTCCGCGGATTCTTGGCTGGCTGTCGGCGAGTGCCTTCCTGCAAGCATACTGGAAACAAAAGCAAATTATAGTGTCAATGGAATTAtgcatgattaaaaaaaaaagtttgatgCCTGTTAAATTACTTAAGCCATGTAAATAATTGGTTTTGACAACTAGTATTTCTACATTGTTTAAGCCTCATTCTTTTTTCTTGATATTGCCACCTTACCTAGTATTTCTTATACAATCATACAAAAATTGAAGGCACGTGTGATGTGAGGCAATCCAATACATAAGAATTTTCAAGGCATTTGCTTGTGAAATTCTTAATTATCAAAACGGCGGCAAAACTGAAAAGTTACCTTAATCTTCCTTCCAAAATTTCTCTTTGTCTTCTTGTTTCTATATCTCGAGAGTTTTTCTTGCCGTTCCTCGCTGGTGCAGTTGCTAAGAAGAGAAGGCCTATCATGGGGAGATTGAGCAACATTCATGTTTCCATTACCAAGTGTCTGtaaacaaaaaatgcatcaatttgtTAATTCTAAGTGATCAATCAGATTAAGGTAATTACAGAATTCCTTTATAGCAAACCAACTGATAGAAGATGAATTGATTGGAATTCTTTATTGGTCTTGTTAGGTCTCGAGTCTACTAACCTTTATATCTCCGTCACTAAATGCTCGTCGCATGCCATAAACCTCATTGAAATCAATTCCAGGGAATTCTAGAAAAGCAGGCTTCATGCCAACAGAATTCATCCAATCCATTGCACTCAAGCTTCTAGAACTGACACTCTTGGCCAATGGCACATCAGGAATTGGTTTATTTTCCTGAGTGAAACTGTCATCTACATTCAGAgcaggaatattgatttccaataTATCAGACAGCGGTGACTCTATAGCTGCCTTCTCTATGAGATCCTTTTTGCACTCGTAGAACACCTCACTCAAGAGCTGATTATCGTTCTGAAGAATGTCGATGTCCTGAGATTCTAGACCCTGTGAGGATACATCTTCCCCGCAAGATATCATTGAGATGGCTGCTGCAGTCATCGGATCCACGTCTATCAGTGGTTCTTCGATGATAGGTTCCGGTGCTTTGAACAAATCTCCTTCTACTAACAGATCATACTCTGTCATTACTGAAGATTGAGCAAGGTCACTCTGCATCAAACACAAGGaaacaaaaagtaaataacagcTAATTCAGAAACATAATATGTATAAATTTCAGCTTTAAGATAAAAAAGATTAAATACAGAAGATATCAAACACTTAATATAAACATAGTGGCAGTAAACATCATAACCAATGTATTATTAATGTTAATAGCAATTTAAGTGTGGCCCTCCACAGCCGCAACGAAACACACTGAGCAATTCAATGGTGCTTAATCTGAGGTCAATAATGATCATTTTTCTTTAATACTTGTTATAAATAAAAACAGGAAGAGcaatcaaaataagaaaaaagaacagAAAGAAGACCACTTGTATTGTGAGTCATATTTGTGTGTGTCCCTGAGCCAATTACTAAATAGTTTTATTGTATTATTAAGTATGATATACATAGTAGCGAAACTACAACATAACAGAAGCCTTGCATCAACAATGAAAAGGGCACAAATTCAGCTGAGACCGTCACACGGGGAAAGGAAGAGCGAGAAGCAAGAGAAGAGATCAGATCAAGTTTTTATTTGAATTGGAATTTAGTTACATGAGTGCTAGTTCAAAGATCATCATGCTTCACCCCCAAAAGCTGTGACTTTGAATGAGTCCATGTGTTGATGGCTGAAAACATTGAAACTAGCATCAGAGGAACAAGCCCATAGCTTCAGGTATCTCATTATAggatcaaaatttttgttaacaatttggagggaaaatactAAAATCTTTTCACCATATCTGTCACTTTTAGTTCTTTGATACATTAAAAAGTGTACCAAAACAAAAATTATATCTAAATACattgatttattaaaatataaaaaaattaagagcaatagtaataataataatccggAACtagtaaataaatgaataaagtaAACAAGTATTAAAGTATCTTAAGCTTGAGACTAAAGTGTTGTTTCAAACTTCAATGACCAAAACACTAATCCATGTcattttgaaagttgaaacaaCCCCACTTACTAATAATTTTTAAGTACTTTACTCATTTGTTTATTAGTgactttattattataaaattgtgTAGTGCAGAGAAATAGAAGCAAACTAGCATGATAATCGCCTCCTTTCTCCTCCAACTACAAAATTTTAGTGCGAGACAAAGCCATGATGAAGCTATTAAGTTGAGCATAAACTAGTCCTTTTCCTCTAACCCTTTTCTTTATCATTGccataaagaaaaaagagaataataataaAGAACTTTAATTTTTTCCCCTTCAAGCAACCTCCCTCAGTGCGGCACAAAAAGACAAGCCCCACTATGAGTTCACACTTCATCacccaaaaatattaaaattaaaatttaaaaatagaagaaagaaagaaattgcaCAGAACACGGAAGTATCACAACTAATAACACTTTCCATCaatgcttcttttttttcctttttttttttgtaacacttTTTCCAGATCCAGCATATAAAAGCCAACTCCAGCTGTGAAAACATTCTGAATGGGATGGTGCGAACGATCAAAacgaaataataataatgataaaaaaaacatagtgttaaataaataaattgaaaaaaattaaataagtatcAACTCAATTTTCTTCTCATCAAACTTAGTACTATGAATCAAGCAACTCAATTTTGAGATTTCAATTAGTTCATGCAAGTAAAAGAGCTCATTAGGTCAAATGCAGATGAAGCAAGCGGTGCTCAAGAAAATTGAACAAAGTAAAAGCATTAATAAGAGAGTTATATAGGTACCATTGAATCAATGGATTTCTGGTTCATGCAATACTCCTCAAGCTGTTGAAGCTCTTGAGAGAAGTTCTGCAAATAAGGGAAGAAAAGACCAGTTTCTgcatacatttttttctttctttcctattatttttattttgtcttcgAAAAATCTAAGCTTCagtgagaaaagaaagaagaggaagagaatggaGAGAGCAGCCAAAGTGTTTTGAGATTTTAAGAGCTTTGATGATTATGAAGActtagaaagagagagagagaatttaatgatttatatatgtgaaaaaaaattGAGGGGAAAAGTGATGTAAGGAAATACTAAATAAAGACAAAAGTAGGAAAAGGACACTATCATTTTTATAATGCAGTGACCCCATTTCTCTTGTCATTCTCATAAAAGATatgccttttctttttctttttcttttttttaaaatagtagtgAGGACTGAGGAGATATATTATTTTGGAGTATTATAATTGCAAATTGGTGCACAGAATACGATGAATTGCACCAAAGGCAGTGTCAGTGTACTGTATCTGTGGCCATGTTGTGGGGTTGGGTCCTCTTTGGGACTCAACAGTAATCATCACTCATCTTTCCCACTCATAGGCGGAAACAGTTTTCtcccaaatattttttttttctttattagagATGACAATGGCTCTATGTAGGGGGGAGATTCTTCTCCCATCCCCTGTCTTCTGTTCTACTTTGATAAAAGTCATAAATCGCTTTTTGTCTCtatctcatttttatttatttcctttttcaggaaaaaaaatTAGATGCATGCTAGTATTGATAAatattaaactttaaattttttaatgtaactttaataaaatacaatacaatttaattaaatatgttcCAGTCCAATTCAATAAGAATTTCGGTCTGATTATGGACCACCGACTTGATAGGACACTCGATTCGAACCTAAGGGTGACCCGTTCGCTACCTCACGTTTTGCTGAAAAAATTTGGACAATTAGCAGAAATTTTAGACGGATACACTCTAaacaacaaaagagaaaaataaggagaGATCTAGACAAAATTCCTTATCCTAACAACACTTATACAATCAGAAATAAGAGACTAAACTATAGCAGGAGGAGGGGTATCATATATATATGAATTCTTAACAATAGACTTCGACTCTATTTAGGCAGACAATCAGCTACCGAATTTATTTTCTGAAGGTTGTGACGCCAATTAATCTCCTGTATATGACGAGACAAAACAAGGATATCTTGGATTAGGAGGAAGCAGGGGTGATTAGACGAGCACCCGTTCTTAATCATATTGATAGCCATCTGAGAATACGATTCTATAATAATGTGATTCAATTCATTTGTCACAGCTAATTGCAGCCCTTTTATCACTGCCCATAATTCAGCATGCATTATGGAACAACTTCTCAGATTGCAGGAGAAACCTTTCAAAAATCTTCCTAAGGAATCTCTAAGAACGCCACTGCAAGCTGCATTGTTGTTATGATTATAGAAGGACCCATCGACATTAATCTTGATAAACATCTTGAGGTGGTTCCCATCCAATCAAACACTTGTACTGGTGTTTAAGTTCCTGTGCTTTAGTAACTTAGAAGAGGTACTCTCTATCTCCCTTGACCGAGTCTGGATAGAGTGAACCAACGCATACTGCGAGGTGTATTTCTCTTCAAAAATCAGCAAATTCTTTGCATATCATAGGAACAAAACAGTGATACTAAAGATCCTCTCCCCATTGTACGATTTTTGGACAGATTAGAAGTCAATCAAGCTTGAAGATCAAGGGTAAAAAAAGCATTTCTGTACTCCCGTGGAATGAGACGACCCTAGATCCCTTTGGCCAAAAAATAGTCTCGAAGTACATGCAAAGTTGTCTCGTCTGCTGCATTACATCTCGGGCAAGAGGAGTACATAGTCATATATCTTCTTTTTCTATTGTAATTTGTTAAAATAGCATCGTTTGCCACCAGTCAGAGAAAGTAATACACTTTTTTCGGACCCCCCACCTCCAAATACGATTGAACAACAAATTAGGAGGGGAAACTCTTCACATAAGGAATTGTAAGCTGATTTTAGGCTAAAAGATCCATCTTGCGACAGCCCCCACGCAATCGATCAACGTCTCTCcaaggagaaggaggagtcaTGGCCATTATTCTCTTCACGATATCCTCTGGCAACCAGTCCTTGAGCTTTCTTTTATTCCACGCACCTGAAACCGAGAGAAAGTCATTAGTAGATAAATTAGAATTGAACTCACCACTTACAGCATGCTATTTAAGACGTCCTGCAGTTGGAACTCACTGgtgatttcaaaaatcaatttttgagcCATCCCCAATCCTCCAGATCGTATTACTTTCCACTTTATCCCAAGAAAAGCAAGCTCCCTTTCATAAGTTCAAAACTCCTTCTTTAGACAATAGGGAGAATATCACTTCTAAACTTGTACTTGGACCTAAGCACTTTTGCCCAAAGATTGTTGTTCTTCTCAACAAGACCCCACCCAATTTTCATCATGTACGCCTGATTCAAGCCCTTAGCATGGCATACTCCAATCTCCCCAAAGTTTTTTGGTTCCTTTAACTTCCTCCAGCTCACCGGATTAGGTTTTTTATTGTGCTCAGTCTTTCCCCATATAAAATTTCTGTAATTTTGATCAATAATATTATAAGTAGATATCGACAAGAGAGCAGTTTGCATAATATAAGAAGGTAAAGATGAAAGAACAGATTTCACCAGGGTTGATCGTCtagtaagagagagagagaattttcctTCCAACTATTTAATCTGGACTTCATTTTTGTAATAATACCATTATAGGTGTTCTTGTTAACCCTTTTGTGAATGATAGGAACACCCATATATTTTTTGAGATCATTTGTTCTAGTGAACTGGAGGGATTCATTGATCTCTTTCCTGACACTGTTTCCCacattttgagagagaaaaatacaaattttCTCACTACTAATTTTCTGTACAGAGCTAGCACAGAATTCGTCCAACACTTGCTTGATAACTCGCGCCTGGTCCATATTGACTTCCGCAAAAAGGATAAGATCATCCGCAAAGTACAAATGGGAGAGCTTAGACCCCTCACGATTAAGACAAATAGACTTCAAGATTTCAAGGTCCACTGCCACACTAATAAGCTGCAATAGCCTTTCCatgcagagaacaaaaatataggGCAATAAGGGATCCCCCAACCGAATACCTCTAGTAGGGGAGAATTTCTCTAAAGCCTCTCCGTTCCACAAAACCCTCATCTTTGCAGTGGAAATGCAGACGCTAATCAGATGAATAATGTGTTGAGAAAAGCCAATATCATGAAGAGTGTCTCTAATGAAACCCCACTTAAACCTATCATAAGATTTTTCTAAATCGATCTTGATGGCCATCCAACCCTTCACTCCTTTCTTATTCCTCATGGAATGAATCACTTCTTGCGTGATGACAATATTATCAGAAGTCTGCCTCTCTGGAACAAAAATAGATTGAGCCGGCTTAATTAACTTTTCCATGCAACTCCGAATCCTTTTATCCAGAACCTTAGTAATAACTTTGTAGGACACATTGCAAAGACTTATAGGCTGCATCTGTTTAAGGGAAGATACTTGATCAGCTttcaaaattaaagtaataagcgTTTCATTAATGCTGATCATTGCCTACGGATCTTGGAAGACTTCCTCAACCAGATGGCAAAGATTCGCATCAACAGTATCCCATTTATCCTGATAGAAGATAGCTTGAATACCATCGGTACCCGGAGCTTTTAGCCTCCCCCCATACTAAACAGAGCATCTTTAATTTCAATAGGATTAAAACTCCTTCCAATCAGATCACAATTTTCATCTGGCAAGAAAGGGAAGGCACTTTTTAAGATGAAAGGAGCATTAGGTTGATCATCAGTATACAAATTGATATAGAAGGTAGTGACTATCCTCTCAAGAGACTCTTAGTCAGACACTCAGACACCCAAGTCCCGTCTTCCTCCTGCAAAGAGACAATTTTATTCCTCCTTCTTCTTGCTATAGTTGTTCCATGAAAATACTTGGTATTGCGGTCtctgaattcaattcaattacatCTTGATTTTTAAAACCCCAGAAGTTCCTCTTGCGCTAAAATTTTCTCATACTCAGCCCAAAGATCTTTTTGGAGTTTTATTTTCCAAAAAATGGTTATTTCCTCCGCTCAGAATGTTATTGATGCCATGAAACCTTTTCagaatctttgttttctttttatgaatatttttatagATGTTGGTGTTCTAATGTTTTAGAGATAGTTGAAACTCTATCACACAATCATCCTAAGAGTTTCTAAAATTCCAGCTAGGAGAAACCAACCTCTTAAAATCTGAATGCATGAGCCAATAATCTAAAGGATTTACGTCTTCTATTAGGCACAATTGGAGTTGAAAGCTAAAGGCGCAAAGGAGAATGGTCAAACTTGAGGGGAGGTAAATGCTTGACACAAGCATCCGGAAAGGTCACCTTCTAGTCAATGTTGCAGAGACCTCTATAAAGTCTTTCCATTAAGCTGCCTCTTTTCCCCGTAAAGGGAGAGCCTGAGTAACTTAAGTCAATAAGGCCACACTCCTGAATGCAAGATTTAAACTCCATACATGCAGAATGTTGATTTCATCTCGCACTCCCTCTCCATGGAGCAAGGCATTAAAATTCCTAATCGTACACTAGGGTAAATTAATAGAGTTACTCAAGATTTTCAGATTATTCCAAAGAGCTTTTCGAATCAAACGCTGGGGACTCCCATAAATAACAGTGAGCAACCAAGGCATAGAGTCTTTATGTTCCACTTTTAAATGAATAAGCTGAGAATTATAAAAAATGGCATCCACTTTCCAAAAATCCGAGTTCCAGAGGCACTAGATGCCACCAGAGGGCTTTGGCCTCTTCAACACTACACTTATCAAAGCCTATTCTATCTCTAACAATTTTTTCACGGTCCTTatagatgtggattttgagtaaAACGATGAAATGAGCCTCATAATCTCTCCTAATATCTCTGATAAGGGTGGCAAAGGCTTTACCCCCGCTCCACGGCAATTCCAAACAATGATATTCATGGTAAACATCATGAGAAGGGAGATCAAATAGACCCAGCAACCTTAGCCCAAGTTCTGAGAACTAGGCTTACCCGTCAAAGGGATCCAAACCGAAGGGATAACCTTCATTCCTCTTTTTCCTAAATTTGATTCCCCCGCTGTGCTACTCCAAGTTCAATTAGGAGGGACCTCCTTAACTCCTTTGTCCATCACTACCACCACCCTTTGCTGGGACAGGGGTTGCTGAGACATGAAGGTGTCAACAACCACATGATTTTCGAGCACATTAGGAAGTTTTTTGGAGATTTCGTAAGCCTCAATTTGTtggcaatttatttctcttatgcTCTCCAGCATCAACATCTCTATAGCTTGAGCATTAGGGTTCCTCGAGGCGGAGGTCTTGGCTTGGGAAGATTTAGCTATGTTGCTTGCATTCACAGGGATCTTTTTCTGATACTTTTGTTTGGTCTTGAATCCTTTTTTGGGGAGGATGAGCCCAATACGGATACCCGAATTTTTCCTTGGCCCTTGTGGGTTTTTTCCCGCTCCTGGCCTCAGCACTTTTTTTTGGACAATACTCCTCAGGGAAGGAAAGCTTTGTGCCTGCAAGGAGCTTGGCCCAGTATGCATGGCTACTATAATAGTATTGTTTATGTCATTGAGATGAACCTCCACAACATTGACATAACTTAAATCCGATTGTGAAACTCTTGCCTCATTCTCTGCTCCTGTTTCATCATCTTCTGCTGTCAGGATATTAAATCTTGATCCACCTTCCATCGAAGATTTAAAGCCATTTTTTAGAAACATTTTCATTATTGAAATTGTCATTCATATTATTCACTCTTTTATTTCCCAGTGAGATTTTctcttgctttcttttaatttgctTTCTCATCATCATCCAAGGTCTGAAATCTGGAGGGTCTTGATTAGCCCGCTAAATCTGCTAATTTTTTATTCCCCTGATTCTCGTGTTGACTCGAATTAATGTCCATGTCCTGATTGACTACCTTCCCTTTTAGATCGTCAAGATCAGCCACTCCCGGTTGAACATTCTCGCCGAAAACCACCTCAAGGCATTGGTCTGATTTGTGTCCATATTTTCTGCATTCAAAACAAATAAGGTGAAGACCTTTATATTCAATGTTAAGAGTATACCCTATGACCGAGATTCTAGGCACTAGTTTTTTAGATAGATCTATCTCAACACATATCCTCGCAAACCTTCCTCTGGAATGAATAGAGGTTGCACGATCAACTTTTAGCATGCTTCCGATGGTTGATCCAACCCTCCATAGGAATTTATGATTGTATAGCTCAATAGGACGATTAGGAATACGAATCCATACTGCTATCTTCTTTACTATGTTCTCATTTGATAGGAAAAAAGGTCTCCAACGTTGAACGATAAGATAATGTCCAGCCACCATCCAAGGACCTCCGAGAAGAGCGTgattgtaatcctctttttttgaaaaatgaataagaaattaATCACGTTCCATATCAATAACATGAATCTTACTTTTATGACCCAATCTCTATTGAGTCATTGTTCCATAAATCCAAGATGCACCCTTTTTTTCAAGAACTTTGACAATAAAGCCGCTTTCCATAGTTTTCACAATTCGTTAAATTCATCCTTTAAGACCAGAATGACAAAACAATGATCAAAGAGTTTATCTTCTTTGGAGGAGTTGCCCTCCTCTGTATACCACCTATCTTTAGCATAAGGTTCTTCCTCCTCAATATATTCTTGAACATTGGAAGTCATCTCCACTTAATCTCCCGGAGACATCAGCAGTGTATCCTTATAGGATACATTTGTCCTAGAGTCCGGGTTATTGGCCTCCAGCATACATTTCTCATTGATCTCACTCCTTTAATTCAAATCGAGTTCTGTCCAATCTTTCACTTTTTTGGTACTCCACTGTATTAAGTCGTACTCTTGAGTTGAAACCCTAGCAAAGCTTTCTAGAGACATTTTTTTATGTCTTGAATAGTATCTA contains:
- the LOC112697416 gene encoding uncharacterized protein isoform X2; translated protein: MTEYDLLVEGDLFKAPEPIIEEPLIDVDPMTAAAISMISCGEDVSSQGLESQDIDILQNDNQLLSEVFYECKKDLIEKAAIESPLSDILEINIPALNVDDSFTQENKPIPDVPLAKSVSSRSLSAMDWMNSVGMKPAFLEFPGIDFNEVYGMRRAFSDGDIKTLGNGNMNVAQSPHDRPSLLSNCTSEERQEKLSRYRNKKTKRNFGRKIKYACRKALADSQPRIRGRFAKTEESDIKRQ
- the LOC112697416 gene encoding uncharacterized protein isoform X1 encodes the protein MYAETGLFFPYLQNFSQELQQLEEYCMNQKSIDSMSDLAQSSVMTEYDLLVEGDLFKAPEPIIEEPLIDVDPMTAAAISMISCGEDVSSQGLESQDIDILQNDNQLLSEVFYECKKDLIEKAAIESPLSDILEINIPALNVDDSFTQENKPIPDVPLAKSVSSRSLSAMDWMNSVGMKPAFLEFPGIDFNEVYGMRRAFSDGDIKTLGNGNMNVAQSPHDRPSLLSNCTSEERQEKLSRYRNKKTKRNFGRKIKYACRKALADSQPRIRGRFAKTEESDIKRQ